In Alcaligenes faecalis, the sequence GAGAAGCAAGTTGCTGTTCTGGACGACCCGTTTGTTCTGATTTTCGACAAGAAAATCTCCAACATCCGTGATCTGCTGCCCGTACTGGAGCAAGTTGCAAAGACCAGCCGTCCTTTGCTGATCGTTGCTGAAGACGTGGAAGGCGAAGCCCTGGCTACTCTGGTTGTGAACAACATCCGCGGCATCCTGAAGACCACTGCTGTTAAAGCCCCTGGCTTTGGCGACCGTCGTAAAGCCATGCTGGAAGACATCGCTATCCTGACTGGCGGTACCGTGATCTCCGAAGAAACCGGTATGTCCCTGGAAAAAGCGACTCTGGACGACCTGGGTCAGGCCAAGCGCATTGAAGTGGCCAAAGAAAACACCACGATCATCGACGGCGCTGGCAACGGCACCGACATCGAAGCTCGCGTGAAACAAATCCGCGTTCAGATCGACGAGTCCACTTCCGACTACGACCGTGAAAAACTGCAAGAGCGCGTGGCCAAGCTGGCTGGCGGTGTTGCCGTGATTCGTGTTGGCGCTGCCACCGAAGTCGAAATGAAAGAGAAGAAAGCCCGCGTTGAAGACGCCCTGCACGCTACTCGCGCAGCCGTCGAAGAAGGTATCGTTCCTGGCGGTGGCGTTGCACTGATTCGTGCCCGCTCAGCTGTTGCCCAACTGACTGGCGACAACACCGACCAAGACGCTGGTATCAAACTGGTTCTGCGTGCTATCGAAGCTCCTTTGCGCACCATCGTCTCCAACGCCGGCGAAGAAGCCAGCGTGGTTGTTAACCAAGTGGCCAGCGGCACCGGCACCTACGGTTACAACGCTGCTACTGGCGAATACGGTGACCTGGTCGAGCAAGGCGTTCTGGACCCAACCAAGGTGACTCGCACTGCCCTGCAAAACGCAGCTTCGATCGCCAGCCTGTTGCTGACCACCGAAGTGGCCGTGACCGAAATCGTGGAAGACAAACCTGCTCCAGCCATGCCTGACATGGGTGGCATGGGCGGCATGGGTGGTATGGGCGGCTTCTAAGCCACACATCAGCACCCCGATTCGGGCGGAAATTGATCACTTCTGCCCTGATCGCCACGCTTTTAGTACAAAAACCGGATGGATTTTTCCATCCGGTTTTTTTTCGTCCAAGCAAACCCCTATAATCAGGGCACTTCAATCTGCAGCTTCCTTCATGTCAGACTCTCCATTCAAAAGCAAAGGTGGTTTGGGCCGCCTGTTCAATGCCTTGCGCTACTCCAGTCAAGGCCTGGCCGCTGCCCTGCGCCACGAGGCTGCCTTTCGCCAGGAACTGGCATTGGCTGTCATCCTGACTCCACTGGCATTCTGGCTGGGGCAAACCCCGGCGGAGATTCAGGTCTTGCTGGGCACACTGGTCTTTGTGCTGGTGGTGGAGCTGTTGAACTCGGCCCTGGAGGCCCTGGCTGACACCATTACCCTGGAGCATCACCCCTTGATCGGGCGCGCCAAGGACCTAGCCAGTGCTGCCGTGCTGCTGTCCCTTATTTTTGCTGGTGCCGTCTGGCTCAGCTTTTTGTATAGCCGTTTACTTTCCTGATTCCCATGACATTCATAGAAAAACTGAACCGTGCCTGGACGGACAACCAATCCATGCTGATGGTGGGTCTGGACCCAGACCCTGCCCGCTTGCCTTTGGAGCTGGCCAGCAAACCCGGCGCGATTTATGAGTTCTGCAAAGCGATTGTGGACGTCACCGCCGACTACACCTGCGGCATCAAGCCACAGATTGCCTACTTTGCCGCTCAGGGTGCCGAGGATCAGTTGCAAGACCTGTGCGACTACATTCGCAGCCGCTACCCTCACCTGCCCATTGTGCTGGATGCCAAACGTGGGGACGTGGGTTCGACAGCCGAACAGTACGCACGCGAAGCTTTTGAACGCTACCGCGCGGATGCCGTCACGGTCAGCCCTTACATGGGTTTTGACTCGGTAGAGCCGTATCTGGAGCACAAGGACAAGGGCGTGATCGTGCTGTGCCGCACTTCCAACCCCGGTGGCTCGGACCTGCAATTCATGGAAATGGCTGACGGCACCCCGCTGTACCTGCACGTGGCCAGCCTGGTGGCAGAGAAATGGAATACGAACGGCCAATGTGCTTTGGTGGTCGGCGCAACCTTCCCCGAGGAAATCGGTAAAGTGCGTGCCCGTATTGGCGATATGCCTTTGCTGGTGCCCGGCATTGGTGCACAAGGTGGCGATGTGGTCGCAACCGTTGCTGCCGGTATGGACTCGCAAGGTAACGGCATGATGATCAACTCTTCGCGCGCCATCCTGTACGCCAGCCGTGGCGATGACTGGCGTGATGCGGCACAAGCTGCGGCAATTGCTACGCGCAATGCCATTAATGACGCACGCAACAAGCAACGTTGATTGATGGCCCTCCCGGCTTGTTGAACAAGTCCGGGGATCGCGACAGCGACAGCGACAGCGACAGCGACAGCGACAGCGACAGCGACAGCAATTAGTGTAGATATAAGAAAGCCCCACTCACTTTGGATTGAATCCAAGTGAGTGGGGCTTTTTATTTATTAGGCTATGACCGATAGGTCCCGCTCAGGCTCAGTTGAACCTTAAGCGTAAGAAGCAACTTCCCCCCTACTGAGTCACGAGCCCCAGGCCAGGGTCTGAGCTGTATTTCAGGTAGCAGGAGCGGTGTCAATCGGACACTGCTCCTGCCACAAGTCCAAACGCTAAACCAGGCCTGCGCCTCGACTCTGGCACTGGCACTGGTTCAAATTCTGGTTTGGCTTTGGCTTTTAACCCTAGTCAAACCTGGTTCCGGTTACGCCACTGCTTCAATTCCAGGCTATCCGCCCCGAGCAAACTCTCCAGAGCCT encodes:
- the pyrF gene encoding orotidine-5'-phosphate decarboxylase, with product MTFIEKLNRAWTDNQSMLMVGLDPDPARLPLELASKPGAIYEFCKAIVDVTADYTCGIKPQIAYFAAQGAEDQLQDLCDYIRSRYPHLPIVLDAKRGDVGSTAEQYAREAFERYRADAVTVSPYMGFDSVEPYLEHKDKGVIVLCRTSNPGGSDLQFMEMADGTPLYLHVASLVAEKWNTNGQCALVVGATFPEEIGKVRARIGDMPLLVPGIGAQGGDVVATVAAGMDSQGNGMMINSSRAILYASRGDDWRDAAQAAAIATRNAINDARNKQR
- a CDS encoding diacylglycerol kinase produces the protein MSDSPFKSKGGLGRLFNALRYSSQGLAAALRHEAAFRQELALAVILTPLAFWLGQTPAEIQVLLGTLVFVLVVELLNSALEALADTITLEHHPLIGRAKDLASAAVLLSLIFAGAVWLSFLYSRLLS
- the groL gene encoding chaperonin GroEL (60 kDa chaperone family; promotes refolding of misfolded polypeptides especially under stressful conditions; forms two stacked rings of heptamers to form a barrel-shaped 14mer; ends can be capped by GroES; misfolded proteins enter the barrel where they are refolded when GroES binds), yielding MTAKQVYFGDDARTRIVRGVNVLANAVKTTMGPKGRNVVLDRSFGAPTVTKDGVSVAKEIELKDKFENIGAQLVKEVASKTSDNAGDGTTTATVLAQAIVEEGLKFVAAGINPMDLKRGIDKAVVVVVDELRKLSRPCTTSKEIAQVGSISANSDHSIGEIIANAMDKVGKEGVITVEDGKSLENELDVVEGMQFDRGYLSPYFINNSEKQVAVLDDPFVLIFDKKISNIRDLLPVLEQVAKTSRPLLIVAEDVEGEALATLVVNNIRGILKTTAVKAPGFGDRRKAMLEDIAILTGGTVISEETGMSLEKATLDDLGQAKRIEVAKENTTIIDGAGNGTDIEARVKQIRVQIDESTSDYDREKLQERVAKLAGGVAVIRVGAATEVEMKEKKARVEDALHATRAAVEEGIVPGGGVALIRARSAVAQLTGDNTDQDAGIKLVLRAIEAPLRTIVSNAGEEASVVVNQVASGTGTYGYNAATGEYGDLVEQGVLDPTKVTRTALQNAASIASLLLTTEVAVTEIVEDKPAPAMPDMGGMGGMGGMGGF